A DNA window from Xanthocytophaga agilis contains the following coding sequences:
- a CDS encoding response regulator transcription factor, whose amino-acid sequence MNILVVEDDERVAELIKRGLEEQGYSVTLAYDGQTGKRLIQQQEFTLVILDIILPKINGLELCQQIRKIRSSLPIIMLTALGTTDDKVEGFDAGADDYLVKPFDLRELYVRIRARLNRSSLDAQSLGFLLKYADLEVNVDTKTVTRSGKSIQLTPKEYKLLEYMMRNAGRLLTRTEIAEKVWDTFFDTGTNFIDVYINYLRKKIDKDFDVKLIHTKTGMGFIFREEPLT is encoded by the coding sequence ATGAATATTTTAGTTGTTGAAGATGATGAAAGAGTGGCGGAGCTGATTAAAAGAGGATTGGAAGAACAGGGTTATTCTGTGACTCTCGCCTATGATGGGCAAACTGGCAAGAGATTGATACAGCAACAAGAATTTACGCTGGTAATTCTAGATATCATCTTACCAAAGATAAATGGATTGGAATTGTGCCAGCAGATTCGTAAGATCAGGTCCTCTCTTCCTATTATTATGCTTACTGCACTAGGTACTACAGATGATAAAGTGGAGGGATTTGATGCTGGTGCAGATGATTACCTGGTTAAGCCATTTGACTTGCGTGAGTTGTATGTACGCATACGTGCACGTTTGAATAGAAGTTCCTTGGATGCACAAAGTCTGGGATTTTTATTGAAGTATGCAGATCTGGAAGTGAATGTGGATACAAAAACTGTAACACGGAGTGGAAAATCCATCCAGCTTACGCCCAAGGAATATAAGTTATTGGAATATATGATGCGTAATGCAGGCCGTTTATTAACCCGGACAGAAATTGCTGAGAAGGTATGGGATACATTTTTTGATACAGGAACTAACTTTATTGATGTATACATCAATTATCTTCGAAAAAAAATTGATAAAGACTTTGATGTAAAACTCATTCATACCAAGACAGGGATGGGATTTATTTTCAGAGAAGAACCCCTGACATGA
- a CDS encoding HAMP domain-containing sensor histidine kinase has protein sequence MKIRTRLTLLFTAVIAMLLVAFALVIYLAYSDNREEEFFKRIRQQAITRADLLLNARVSPKTLQIIYDNTPNALSREEVAIFDSTHTLLYHDAVESDLIKETPEMMQKIEQKKQIHFYEQGKQAIGFIYYHNRKPYLITAAAYDAYGFAKLHRLGIILLITCLVSTVFIFLAAQFLAWQALQPVSQLVQEVEHISATKLNLRVQEGNRKDEIAELGITFNRMLDRLEQSFNAQKAFVSHISHELRTPLAAIVAELGLASSRDRSLAEYQQVVQRTQDDAQKLVRLSNDLLDFAKASYDETEIAFKPLRLDELLLDAQQKVLKQQPDYKASFEFHNEPEQDEWISVNGNWYLLEVAFANLIENGCKFSADQHVTVGISYSQQFTVLEFKDHGIGISPEDLPYIFQPFYRGKDHPTITGNGIGLSLVQKIISLHHGIVLVSSQPGSGTTFIVKIPHL, from the coding sequence ATGAAAATTCGTACCCGGCTCACCTTGCTGTTTACAGCTGTGATAGCTATGTTATTAGTGGCGTTTGCTCTGGTGATTTATCTGGCGTATTCAGATAATCGAGAAGAGGAATTTTTTAAACGTATCAGACAACAGGCTATCACCAGAGCTGATTTACTATTGAATGCCCGAGTGTCGCCTAAAACTTTGCAGATCATTTATGATAATACGCCCAATGCTCTTTCCCGTGAAGAAGTAGCCATTTTCGACTCAACACATACCTTGTTGTATCACGATGCGGTAGAAAGTGATCTAATTAAAGAAACTCCTGAAATGATGCAGAAGATCGAGCAGAAAAAGCAGATACACTTTTATGAGCAGGGAAAGCAGGCAATTGGATTTATTTATTATCATAACCGAAAACCTTATCTGATTACTGCGGCTGCATATGATGCTTATGGGTTTGCCAAGTTACACAGATTGGGGATTATACTACTGATAACGTGTCTGGTTAGTACTGTATTTATATTTCTTGCGGCTCAGTTTCTAGCCTGGCAAGCATTACAGCCTGTATCTCAATTAGTGCAGGAGGTAGAACATATTTCGGCAACCAAGTTGAATCTACGTGTACAGGAGGGTAACCGGAAAGACGAAATTGCAGAACTGGGGATTACGTTTAACCGGATGCTGGATCGTCTGGAGCAGTCGTTTAATGCTCAGAAAGCATTTGTTTCTCATATTTCGCATGAATTACGAACCCCTCTTGCTGCTATTGTTGCAGAGTTAGGCTTGGCATCTTCTAGAGATCGTTCACTGGCAGAATATCAACAGGTGGTGCAGCGTACACAGGATGATGCTCAGAAACTAGTGCGGTTGTCTAATGATTTGCTAGATTTTGCCAAAGCAAGTTATGACGAAACCGAAATTGCATTTAAGCCCCTTCGTCTGGATGAGTTGCTACTAGATGCCCAACAAAAAGTACTCAAACAACAACCTGATTATAAAGCCAGCTTTGAGTTTCATAATGAACCAGAACAAGATGAATGGATTTCTGTAAATGGTAACTGGTACCTATTGGAGGTTGCTTTTGCTAATCTTATTGAAAATGGATGCAAATTCTCTGCTGATCAACATGTGACAGTAGGAATCAGCTACTCGCAGCAGTTTACTGTACTGGAATTTAAAGATCATGGTATTGGGATTTCTCCAGAAGATCTACCATACATATTTCAACCCTTCTATAGAGGAAAAGATCATCCCACTATTACAGGGAATGGAATTGGATTGTCATTGGTTCAAAAGATTATTTCTCTTCATCACGGAATCGTTCTCGTCTCTTCGCAACCTGGTTCCGGTACAACATTTATCGTAAAGATACCTCATCTATAG
- a CDS encoding TolC family protein, whose amino-acid sequence MKPLFSYVIAFLLLCSRVWGQSVLSMAEAVQQARSNNPTLKVAGYNLGIAQSDQITATLRPNLSLNNQSLFLLRQSLYPEGTSIWNRHNQQIWWQLTKTIQWPGQRQNKIELSTQNYTYSQKVLADQERNVSLDVAQKWLDVWLLRVNKELINQAKTNADSLVRINTNRLKNQVITLNDLTRTELLAEQYALQLSTSQQEYVNELSQLKFMLGTTDSLDIAFSVPIESIPITLSFDSLLNQTLSRRTDMAVAQAGINASEVNIRLQKSLAIPQPQIGIIWNPQNSVPYLGFFGTIDLPFFNRNQGEIQKSKIVREQAIQNQKAVTIQIQTELRAAYDNYQVQRKNVDRFQTILNQSDKVLNTVRYAYLRGGTSIIDFLEAQRSWVDTRQLYYNTVLGYRQSYLQLLSVSGLISQL is encoded by the coding sequence ATGAAGCCTCTTTTTTCTTATGTCATTGCTTTTCTATTGCTGTGCAGCCGGGTATGGGGACAGAGTGTTCTCTCAATGGCTGAGGCTGTACAGCAGGCCCGTAGCAATAATCCTACACTGAAGGTAGCTGGTTATAATCTAGGTATTGCTCAGAGTGATCAAATCACAGCTACACTGCGACCCAATCTGAGTTTGAATAACCAGTCTTTGTTTCTGCTCAGACAAAGTTTGTATCCGGAAGGGACTTCTATCTGGAATCGCCATAACCAGCAGATTTGGTGGCAGCTTACCAAAACTATCCAGTGGCCGGGGCAGCGACAAAATAAAATAGAGTTAAGTACGCAGAATTATACATACAGCCAGAAGGTATTGGCTGATCAGGAACGGAATGTTAGTCTGGATGTGGCTCAGAAGTGGTTGGATGTATGGTTATTAAGGGTGAATAAAGAATTGATTAATCAGGCAAAGACCAATGCAGATAGTCTGGTACGAATTAATACCAATCGTCTGAAAAATCAGGTTATAACACTAAACGATCTGACCCGAACGGAATTGCTGGCTGAGCAATATGCCTTACAGTTAAGTACCTCACAGCAAGAATATGTGAATGAACTGTCGCAGTTAAAATTTATGCTTGGTACAACAGACAGTCTGGACATTGCCTTCTCTGTACCGATAGAGAGTATACCTATTACTCTTTCGTTTGACAGTTTGCTTAATCAGACACTCTCCAGACGTACAGATATGGCTGTAGCTCAGGCTGGCATTAATGCTTCTGAAGTAAATATCCGGTTGCAGAAGTCTCTGGCAATACCTCAGCCGCAAATAGGTATAATCTGGAACCCTCAGAATTCAGTTCCCTATCTGGGCTTCTTTGGCACTATAGACCTGCCGTTTTTTAACCGGAATCAAGGGGAAATACAGAAGTCGAAAATAGTGCGTGAACAGGCTATCCAGAACCAGAAAGCTGTAACTATCCAGATACAAACCGAGCTACGGGCGGCCTATGATAATTACCAGGTTCAGCGAAAGAACGTAGATCGTTTTCAGACTATCCTTAATCAGTCAGATAAGGTGTTGAACACAGTTCGGTATGCTTACCTGCGTGGAGGAACCAGCATTATTGATTTTCTGGAAGCGCAGCGGTCCTGGGTTGATACCAGACAACTGTACTATAATACCGTACTCGGTTATCGTCAGAGTTATTTGCAATTGTTGTCTGTGTCAGGGCTGATCAGTCAACTGTAA
- a CDS encoding efflux RND transporter periplasmic adaptor subunit gives MTSFSDYFMKLQHLILIVVGCLWITACSKKSEKAPVQQVSRPQVKDGGQTIVFSNEKESDFFKGKVIESSSQRADLKAPARVVATVVRSDKNAGQNLVLFDNSDLTANYTQLLQHTINIQRIRNVNIRQKRIELERAKDLQANGAASGKEVLEAQTALAMEETNLANEKAAEIEHEAMLRLAGFQPEMLLNAKNGTVWMICEMPENQSGKVKEGDLCVVVFTSLPNQPYKGKVESIGNVVDNVTRMVKMRISIVNPDAQLRAGMFATVQFDVSEGNYISVPKEALVTVQGKDYVFVQKDKHTFERRPVMTGQQLGSSIIIYNGLAANDKVVTEGAMQLKGLSFGY, from the coding sequence ATGACTTCTTTTAGTGACTATTTTATGAAACTCCAACATTTAATACTTATAGTGGTCGGTTGTCTATGGATTACGGCCTGCAGTAAAAAAAGTGAAAAAGCACCTGTACAGCAAGTTAGCCGTCCACAGGTGAAAGATGGAGGGCAGACTATTGTCTTTTCTAATGAAAAAGAGTCCGACTTCTTTAAGGGAAAAGTTATCGAGAGTTCCAGCCAGCGGGCTGATCTCAAGGCTCCTGCCCGCGTAGTGGCTACAGTGGTTCGTTCCGATAAAAATGCAGGTCAAAATCTGGTACTGTTTGATAATTCAGATTTGACTGCCAACTATACCCAATTGCTTCAACATACAATCAATATTCAGCGAATCCGTAATGTGAATATCCGTCAAAAACGTATTGAACTGGAAAGAGCGAAAGACTTACAAGCCAATGGCGCTGCATCTGGTAAAGAGGTGTTGGAGGCTCAAACTGCTCTGGCGATGGAAGAAACCAATCTGGCTAATGAAAAGGCTGCAGAGATTGAACATGAAGCGATGCTTCGATTGGCAGGCTTTCAACCTGAAATGCTGCTTAATGCAAAAAATGGTACAGTCTGGATGATATGTGAAATGCCGGAAAATCAGTCTGGAAAAGTAAAAGAGGGAGATCTATGTGTAGTTGTATTCACGTCACTTCCTAACCAACCTTACAAAGGAAAAGTAGAGAGCATTGGCAATGTAGTAGACAATGTAACCCGGATGGTAAAAATGCGCATCAGCATTGTAAATCCTGACGCACAACTACGTGCAGGCATGTTTGCTACAGTTCAGTTTGATGTATCCGAGGGAAATTATATCTCTGTTCCCAAAGAGGCTTTAGTGACTGTACAGGGCAAGGATTATGTGTTTGTGCAAAAAGATAAACACACCTTTGAACGAAGACCTGTGATGACAGGGCAACAACTGGGCTCTTCTATTATTATATACAATGGACTAGCTGCTAACGATAAGGTAGTAACTGAAGGTGCTATGCAACTGAAAGGTCTATCATTCGGCTATTAA
- a CDS encoding DUF190 domain-containing protein: MLQAQIFIDKGERKDSRLLFRYILEFLIIHKIEGATVFEGIAGFGPNQHITDPHSLFSFDEPPVLITFIDQDEKVRQVLTLLRREMSHGLIITHQVEIW; encoded by the coding sequence ATGTTACAGGCTCAGATTTTCATTGATAAAGGTGAGCGAAAAGACTCCCGTTTATTATTTCGATATATACTTGAATTCCTGATCATCCATAAGATAGAAGGGGCGACAGTATTTGAGGGAATTGCCGGATTTGGCCCGAACCAACATATCACAGATCCTCATTCACTGTTTTCATTTGATGAGCCACCTGTTCTAATCACCTTTATCGATCAGGATGAGAAAGTTCGTCAGGTGCTGACCCTCTTGCGTCGTGAAATGTCTCATGGCCTGATTATTACTCACCAGGTGGAAATCTGGTAA
- a CDS encoding CusA/CzcA family heavy metal efflux RND transporter, which translates to MIRNTLVFALTNRWVVIAISLVLMGVGYWCFTMLKIEAYPDIADTNVIVIATYPGRAAEEVEQQVTIPIERALNNVPRVLDRRSRTIFGLSVVQLTFQDGTDDYFARQQVNERLATAELPDGVNPELAPLTTAVGEIYRYVVEAPPTYTPMQLRDLQDWIIRPYLLQVPGIADITTFGGPMKQFHVLTSPDKLHKYNLTLPDVIDAIEKNNQNTGGNVIERGGQGFAIRGLGAIKTENDIENIVLTAVSGVPVFVRDVASVEVAPPPPSGIMGYAVPSEGLDVGSATEGIILLRRGENPSEVLGKLKKQIETLETQQLPEGVKLRVLYDRSFLINHSLETVGHTLFEGVSIVIILLILFLGSWRAALVVTITIPFSLLFAFILMKISGIPANLLSLGAIDFGIIVDGACVMAEHLIRKYRTATDAEKREGIIRITMSAAQEVGREIFFSVTIIILAYMPILLMTRVEGKLFSPMALTLAFAVIGSMVCAMTLIPVLISFAYKKSLTSTTKPLKEHKNLVLDFLDKMYHKTLVSFLKKPRAIVLGGFGVVILLILVGGSLGTEFLPELDEGSIFVRSFMPAGVTIQENAKLAPEIRKIVSEYKPVSYVITQTGRNDDGTDPFPTNRTEILIGLKDYSLWADSVSKKELLQEMQTRLQNRFPGAFFSSGQPIIDQVMEIVTGSAADLAISIVGEDLELMRPKADSIAAIVRSTAGAASVNIEQEGTQDQLAIAINRENAARFGINVSDIERMIEAAIGGKTISTLYDGTKRYDVVIRYLPENRGSINDIQKIQVPSATGALIPMQQLADIRFVAGQTNIYRLNSKRMVTVRTNIRGRDQGGFVAEVSQKINQTIHVPKGYEVIYGGQYENLGRAGKQLIVTIPLTIIVVFVFLFMLFKQFSHTLVTMACITFALAGGIVALWLRDYHFNVSAGVGFVSIFGISVMAGVLLVSAINREVGYGHIDLDDRIIHASVHQLRAILSILVVAIIGLVPAATSKGIGSDVQRPLATVIIGGLTSTLLFAPVLIPPLYYWVVRKKVQPEPPSDAEEGSKDLETVPV; encoded by the coding sequence ATGATTCGTAATACACTTGTTTTTGCCCTCACCAACCGATGGGTAGTAATTGCTATCAGCCTGGTGCTGATGGGTGTCGGATACTGGTGCTTTACCATGCTCAAGATTGAAGCCTATCCGGATATTGCAGATACCAATGTGATTGTGATTGCTACCTATCCAGGCCGGGCAGCAGAAGAAGTAGAACAACAGGTGACTATTCCTATTGAACGCGCCCTTAATAATGTGCCTCGTGTGCTGGATCGCAGGTCTCGTACTATCTTTGGACTTTCTGTTGTGCAGCTTACATTTCAGGATGGCACAGATGACTATTTTGCACGCCAGCAAGTCAATGAACGACTGGCAACTGCCGAACTTCCGGATGGTGTGAATCCTGAACTGGCTCCACTTACCACTGCTGTTGGTGAGATTTATCGGTATGTAGTGGAAGCTCCGCCTACTTATACTCCTATGCAGTTACGGGATTTGCAGGATTGGATAATCCGCCCCTACTTACTCCAGGTGCCAGGTATTGCAGATATAACAACCTTTGGCGGACCCATGAAGCAATTTCATGTTCTAACATCTCCAGATAAGTTACATAAGTATAATCTCACACTGCCAGATGTGATAGATGCTATTGAGAAGAACAACCAGAATACAGGAGGCAATGTGATTGAAAGAGGAGGACAGGGATTTGCTATTCGTGGATTAGGGGCTATCAAGACAGAGAACGATATAGAAAATATTGTACTTACTGCTGTAAGTGGTGTCCCTGTATTCGTGCGGGATGTAGCTTCTGTTGAGGTTGCTCCACCACCACCTTCTGGTATTATGGGCTATGCAGTGCCTTCTGAGGGACTAGACGTGGGTAGCGCTACAGAAGGTATTATTTTGCTAAGAAGAGGAGAAAACCCCAGTGAAGTATTAGGAAAGCTGAAAAAGCAAATTGAGACGTTGGAGACGCAACAGCTACCTGAAGGAGTAAAACTACGTGTACTCTATGACCGAAGCTTTCTGATCAATCACTCATTAGAGACTGTAGGGCATACCCTGTTTGAGGGAGTGTCTATTGTGATTATTTTACTGATTTTGTTTCTGGGAAGCTGGAGGGCAGCTCTGGTAGTGACCATCACTATTCCATTCTCTTTGTTATTTGCCTTCATTCTGATGAAGATCAGTGGGATTCCTGCAAACCTGCTGTCACTGGGTGCTATTGACTTCGGGATTATTGTAGACGGAGCCTGCGTTATGGCGGAACATCTAATCCGTAAATACCGGACAGCAACTGATGCAGAGAAACGAGAGGGTATTATTCGCATTACCATGTCCGCCGCTCAGGAAGTAGGACGTGAGATATTTTTCTCTGTCACAATTATTATCCTGGCCTATATGCCTATTCTGTTAATGACTCGGGTAGAGGGAAAACTATTTTCACCAATGGCTTTGACACTAGCTTTTGCCGTGATTGGCTCTATGGTTTGTGCTATGACATTGATTCCGGTACTGATTTCATTTGCCTATAAGAAATCGTTGACTTCTACTACCAAACCATTAAAAGAACATAAAAATCTGGTACTGGACTTTTTGGATAAAATGTATCATAAGACACTAGTATCTTTCCTAAAGAAACCCCGTGCAATTGTATTAGGTGGATTTGGTGTAGTGATACTATTAATTCTGGTAGGAGGGAGCCTGGGAACAGAGTTCCTGCCAGAGTTGGACGAAGGATCTATATTCGTGCGTTCGTTTATGCCTGCTGGAGTAACTATCCAGGAAAACGCGAAACTTGCTCCCGAAATACGCAAAATTGTCTCTGAATATAAACCCGTGTCGTATGTCATAACCCAGACGGGACGCAATGATGATGGTACAGATCCTTTTCCAACTAACCGTACAGAGATACTGATTGGATTGAAGGACTATAGTTTATGGGCAGACAGTGTTTCCAAAAAAGAACTTCTTCAGGAAATGCAGACGCGTTTGCAGAACCGTTTTCCAGGAGCTTTTTTCTCATCCGGACAGCCCATTATTGATCAGGTAATGGAGATAGTAACCGGAAGTGCTGCGGATCTGGCAATCTCTATAGTGGGTGAAGATCTGGAACTAATGCGTCCTAAAGCGGATAGCATTGCGGCAATTGTACGTAGCACTGCTGGAGCCGCTTCTGTGAATATTGAACAGGAAGGTACTCAGGATCAGTTGGCAATTGCAATAAATAGAGAGAATGCTGCTCGGTTTGGGATCAATGTATCAGACATCGAACGTATGATTGAAGCAGCAATTGGAGGTAAGACTATTTCTACGTTGTATGATGGTACCAAGCGGTATGATGTTGTAATCCGATATCTGCCTGAAAACAGAGGAAGCATCAATGATATTCAAAAGATACAGGTTCCTTCTGCTACAGGTGCATTAATCCCAATGCAACAACTGGCCGATATCCGTTTTGTAGCTGGGCAAACTAATATTTATCGTCTCAATAGCAAACGTATGGTGACTGTTCGGACGAATATTCGGGGACGAGACCAGGGCGGATTTGTGGCAGAAGTAAGCCAGAAAATCAATCAGACTATACATGTTCCCAAAGGGTATGAGGTCATCTATGGCGGACAATACGAAAACTTGGGACGTGCAGGCAAACAGTTGATTGTCACTATTCCACTGACGATTATTGTAGTGTTTGTGTTTCTGTTTATGCTTTTCAAGCAATTTAGCCATACCTTGGTTACAATGGCTTGTATCACCTTTGCATTGGCAGGGGGCATTGTAGCGCTCTGGCTGCGTGATTATCACTTTAATGTATCTGCTGGGGTAGGGTTTGTATCTATCTTTGGTATTTCTGTAATGGCCGGAGTGTTACTGGTATCGGCAATTAACAGGGAAGTAGGGTATGGACATATAGATCTGGATGATCGAATCATTCATGCCTCTGTTCATCAGCTTCGGGCTATTTTATCCATTCTGGTGGTAGCAATTATTGGATTGGTACCAGCTGCGACATCTAAAGGAATCGGTTCAGATGTCCAGCGGCCATTGGCTACCGTAATCATTGGAGGATTAACATCTACTTTATTGTTTGCTCCTGTTCTGATTCCTCCACTATACTATTGGGTAGTACGTAAAAAAGTACAGCCTGAACCACCCTCAGATGCAGAAGAAGGATCAAAAGATCTAGAGACTGTGCCTGTATAG
- a CDS encoding CorA family divalent cation transporter, which produces MIRCLLDNHCTEKSDLDVVALSGFRWMDITQPDPEEIQEIANEFGLPHYAIKDCLEPDHLPKYENTGAYKFIIVRFYSPRNGGAKNGEAGKHDIHTVQELSSKIGFFYNNGFLLTIHRRQIPFIDEIKEKYVDTGYVTSPEEAVVKVVWNVLHTYEQEAEALVSQVDTLERRVFLKERIPDLQQRLYVLKRKASICQRILFVTRDVLAKITTTPRDTAALQDVRDLHTKLEVAYAQLLDDISNLLNVYISLSAQRTNDIVKVLTIFSVFFMPLTFIAGIYGMNFDYMPELRHKWGYPISLGAMVAISLGIYIWFKRKRWL; this is translated from the coding sequence ATGATTCGCTGTCTATTAGATAATCATTGTACAGAAAAAAGCGACCTGGATGTAGTTGCTTTATCTGGTTTTCGCTGGATGGACATTACTCAGCCAGACCCTGAGGAAATCCAGGAGATTGCAAATGAGTTTGGATTACCTCATTATGCAATCAAAGACTGTCTGGAACCTGATCACCTTCCTAAATATGAAAATACAGGGGCCTATAAGTTTATCATTGTACGTTTTTATAGTCCACGCAATGGTGGGGCAAAAAATGGTGAGGCTGGCAAGCATGATATACATACGGTGCAGGAACTCTCCTCCAAAATAGGATTTTTTTATAACAACGGGTTTCTGCTCACGATTCATCGCCGTCAGATCCCCTTTATAGATGAGATTAAAGAGAAATATGTAGATACAGGCTATGTAACTTCTCCTGAAGAGGCTGTTGTGAAAGTAGTATGGAATGTGTTGCATACATATGAACAAGAAGCCGAAGCTTTGGTGAGTCAGGTAGATACACTGGAACGACGAGTGTTTTTAAAAGAACGCATTCCGGATCTGCAACAACGACTCTATGTATTGAAACGAAAAGCTAGTATCTGTCAGCGCATCCTATTTGTGACCCGTGATGTATTAGCTAAAATTACTACTACTCCCAGAGATACCGCCGCCCTGCAAGATGTCAGGGATTTGCATACCAAGCTGGAAGTAGCCTACGCCCAGTTACTGGATGATATCAGTAACTTGTTGAATGTATACATTTCTCTATCTGCCCAGCGTACCAATGACATTGTAAAAGTCCTCACAATTTTTTCGGTATTTTTTATGCCTCTTACCTTTATTGCAGGTATTTACGGGATGAATTTCGATTATATGCCAGAACTAAGGCACAAGTGGGGATATCCAATATCACTAGGCGCCATGGTAGCTATTTCGTTGGGCATTTATATCTGGTTTAAGCGAAAACGTTGGTTATGA
- a CDS encoding DUF7003 family protein, producing the protein MYTEQDILHELDETENKFFLDLEHGYFHTAGSRTTLFADKSRWAIVMEKTGYGNRSLSMEIDICYYSNCLAMEEDTLGFNNTGVELFSEMDFKNICKGFELVDPSTKFITIRGKQLPIEQDKNKYKAKGIEIRDYDNPDHQIDFVALTRYLDEQHPKLFRASESEIRKYLPNALPKLMTIDKWHHKTYWEIYDSNPYGEDTRPSTYETFQMIAKILVTKDTTLWKPTLPPNNDWRNWPEAGSL; encoded by the coding sequence ATGTATACTGAACAAGATATTCTTCATGAGCTGGATGAAACAGAGAATAAATTTTTTCTTGATCTGGAGCACGGGTATTTTCATACAGCAGGTAGTCGGACTACTCTTTTTGCGGATAAATCTCGTTGGGCAATTGTAATGGAAAAGACAGGATATGGCAATAGAAGCTTGAGTATGGAAATAGACATATGCTATTATTCCAACTGCCTAGCTATGGAAGAGGACACATTAGGTTTCAATAATACAGGTGTTGAATTGTTTTCCGAAATGGACTTCAAAAATATCTGCAAGGGTTTTGAATTAGTTGACCCTAGTACAAAATTTATAACTATAAGGGGAAAACAACTCCCTATCGAACAGGATAAGAATAAGTACAAAGCGAAAGGCATTGAGATTCGTGATTACGACAATCCTGATCACCAGATTGATTTCGTAGCATTAACCCGCTATCTGGATGAGCAACACCCAAAACTGTTTCGGGCTTCTGAATCAGAAATACGTAAATATTTACCCAATGCTCTGCCTAAACTGATGACAATTGATAAATGGCACCATAAAACCTACTGGGAAATATATGATTCTAATCCGTATGGTGAAGATACCCGCCCCAGCACTTATGAAACGTTTCAGATGATAGCAAAGATATTGGTTACGAAAGATACCACTTTATGGAAACCCACACTTCCACCCAATAATGACTGGCGAAACTGGCCAGAGGCAGGCAGTTTATAA
- a CDS encoding polysaccharide deacetylase family protein yields the protein METRRHFLSKTSMAGALTMLSGSPLSYLDLVAPSSDSASFWPDNTRLVISLSMQFEAGGEPDFGADSPFSGNSLPAGVPDLPARTWFAYGYKEGIPRMLDLWDKHQIKVTSHMVGQAVLNHPALAKEIVDRGHEGAAHGMSWTPQVTMSASEEKAFVAAGMDVIKEVTGQTPVGYNCNWLRRSVNTLNVLQELGFLYHIDDVSSDEPFISTVNEKDFVTVPYTLRCNDILLMEGRHFSSRHFADQLKDEFTWLYAESATKRRMMSVSLHDRIGGTPAMTQVMHEFISFVKKQKGVRFKRKDEIARFALQDKHTLRNQ from the coding sequence ATGGAAACTCGCAGACATTTTTTATCTAAAACTTCTATGGCAGGAGCACTTACTATGTTATCTGGCTCTCCATTGTCTTATCTAGATCTAGTTGCTCCATCTTCGGACTCAGCGTCTTTCTGGCCAGATAATACCCGACTAGTGATTTCACTTTCGATGCAGTTTGAAGCAGGCGGAGAACCTGACTTTGGAGCGGATAGCCCATTTTCAGGCAATTCTCTTCCAGCTGGCGTACCTGATCTGCCTGCTCGTACATGGTTTGCCTATGGCTACAAAGAAGGCATTCCCAGAATGCTTGATCTATGGGATAAGCACCAGATTAAAGTTACTTCTCATATGGTTGGCCAGGCCGTGTTAAATCATCCAGCTTTAGCAAAAGAAATCGTAGACCGTGGACATGAAGGGGCAGCACATGGTATGTCCTGGACACCACAGGTCACAATGTCAGCCAGTGAAGAAAAAGCTTTTGTTGCAGCAGGTATGGATGTGATCAAAGAGGTCACCGGACAAACACCTGTTGGTTACAATTGTAACTGGCTGCGTAGAAGTGTCAATACACTAAATGTATTGCAGGAACTTGGCTTTCTGTATCATATTGATGATGTAAGTAGTGACGAACCATTTATTTCAACTGTCAATGAAAAAGACTTTGTGACAGTTCCCTATACCCTCCGTTGCAATGATATTCTGCTAATGGAAGGGCGCCATTTTTCCAGCCGTCATTTTGCTGACCAGCTTAAAGATGAGTTCACCTGGCTATATGCCGAGTCAGCCACCAAACGCCGTATGATGTCAGTGAGTTTACATGATCGTATTGGAGGCACTCCTGCTATGACTCAGGTAATGCATGAGTTTATCAGTTTTGTCAAAAAGCAGAAAGGTGTCCGGTTTAAGCGAAAGGATGAGATTGCTCGTTTTGCATTACAGGATAAACACACACTAAGAAATCAATAA